TTACAGACATCAGAAATCTTACCATTCTTGGAGATAATCTCCAGGAAATAATCATGGAATGCTCAATACCTGATGAATTACGCGTGCCAATTGAAGATGCGTATGCTGAGCTGTCCAATAGGTTAGGCAGAAGCGAAATCGCAGTCGCAGTGCGGTCGAGCGGTGTCGCTGAGGACTCCGCCACAGCAAGTTTTGCAGGGCAATATGAATCTTACCTAAATATAATTGGCAAAGATGCCGTTCTCAGAAATATTCAGAAATGCTGGGCAAGTGCGTTTTCCCCCCGCTGTATTTCATACAGGCTTCATAATGGGCTTGGAATTTTGGCAGGATCTATCAGTGTAGCAGTCCAAAAAATGGTAAACGCAAGATCAGCAGGCGTCGGTTTTACCGCCAATCCAAACACGGGAGACAAAGGCAAGGTAGTTATCGAAGGGAATTGGGGTTGTGGCGAAAGTGTAGTCCAGGGGATATCTAAGGTAGATATTTTTTCTGTCGAAAAAACCCAATTAGAAATACTCGAATCCCAGGTAAACAAAAAAACAAAACAAATTATATTAAAGAATACGGGCGTAGAAGAAGCTCCAGTAGATTTAGCAAAACAGTTATTGCCATGCATAGACAATAAAGAAATTCTCCAGCTCGCTAAGATTGCTAGAAATGCTGAAAACCACTATGGATTGCCATTAGATTTAGAGTGGGTCATTGATGCTGACTTAGAATTTCCTCAAAATGTATTTTTTGTACAAGCACGCCCTATAACAGTTATCGCCAAGCAAAAAACAGCAACAGAAGCTATCCTCGATATGGCCTGTACCCGACTTTTTCCAGTTAATGAATAGATTATAGGTACTACCTTATATTGTTTTTCTCATCGCATAATGCAAAATTATGTTCAAACGAGAAGGTATATATAAATGCAAAAGACAATAATAATACTCGGCACGCTTGATACAAAATCAGAAGAAATTTTTTTCGCAAGAGATTGCATTAGAAAAAATGGCCATAGGCCAATAGTTATTGATTTAAGTGTTGGAAATAAGCCAAATGCAACGGGTGATATTACAAGCTCAGATGTTGCATGTGCTGCTGGAGCGAAGATCGATACAATATGGGGTAATCCTGACAGACCATCAATTAATAAAATTATAACTGAGGGTGCAATACAAATTGTACGCTCACTTTACGAAGAAGGACAACTCAGCGGAATCTTAGGAATTGGCGGGACTGGAGGGACTCTTATCGAAACAGACATCATGAAATGTCTCCCGTTTGGTATTCCAAAGTTTATGGTTTCGAGTAACGCTGCCGCTAAAGGATTTGCTTCTAGATATTTTGGGACAAAAGATATTACCATGATGAACACTGTGGTAGACATTGCAGGGCTTAATGATATCATAAAAACCTTAATTGCACAAGCGGTAGCTGCAATATGTGCCATGTCCAAAATTGATATCTTCTGGACCAAAAAGCAAAAAAATGATTCGCCGACCGTAAAAACTATTGCGCTCTGTGAATTGATGCTCAGCGCCGATAGTGTCAGAAGAATTAAAAATTTTTTAGAAAGTTTTGGATATCAGGTAATCGTATTTATGGCTACCGGCGTAGGTGATGCTGCAATGGAGGAAATGATCAGTGATGGAATGTTTGACGCGGTGTTAGATCTATCACCAGGCGGTATTCTTGATGGACTTGTTGGTGGCACAAGGATGGCCTGTCCACAAAGACTTGAAAGCGCAGGCAGAATAGGATTACCACAAATCATTGTCCCTGGCGGGCTCGATTTCATTACCCCACCTCGATCACGATACAAAGCTGAATATGACGCTAGGAAAAGTTTTCGCCCAGATAAACTAAGGCTACAGATCAGATCTAGCTGTGCTGAGCTTGAATTAGCCGCAGAGGTAATTGCTGGTAAGCTCAATAGATCCAGAGGACCTGTAAAGTTCTTTATACCTTTGAAAGGGTGGTCAAGAATTGATGGGCCGGGCCGGCCGTTAGACGATCCAGTAGCTATAAGAACCTTTACTAAGGCTCTAAAAGAACATTGCGAACCCAAGATTCAGATTATTGAGTGTGATCAATGGATAGAGGAACCCGAGTTTCAGCAAACAATTGTGAACGCTTTGAGAATAATGCTACTAGAACACTAAATGAATACGCCAAAATACAATTCACTAATACCCTTCCACGCTTCTACAAAAGGATTGCTTTTTTTTCTTAAAATAATGCGTACAC
The DNA window shown above is from Desulfatiglans anilini DSM 4660 and carries:
- a CDS encoding PEP/pyruvate-binding domain-containing protein; translated protein: MLETRPKILFFEKCGRQDTNLVGGKCANLGEMYQLGLPVPPGFAVSTAVYDAFIHTAGITARLEQITEQYDTSLTDIRNLTILGDNLQEIIMECSIPDELRVPIEDAYAELSNRLGRSEIAVAVRSSGVAEDSATASFAGQYESYLNIIGKDAVLRNIQKCWASAFSPRCISYRLHNGLGILAGSISVAVQKMVNARSAGVGFTANPNTGDKGKVVIEGNWGCGESVVQGISKVDIFSVEKTQLEILESQVNKKTKQIILKNTGVEEAPVDLAKQLLPCIDNKEILQLAKIARNAENHYGLPLDLEWVIDADLEFPQNVFFVQARPITVIAKQKTATEAILDMACTRLFPVNE
- a CDS encoding Tm-1-like ATP-binding domain-containing protein, with protein sequence MQKTIIILGTLDTKSEEIFFARDCIRKNGHRPIVIDLSVGNKPNATGDITSSDVACAAGAKIDTIWGNPDRPSINKIITEGAIQIVRSLYEEGQLSGILGIGGTGGTLIETDIMKCLPFGIPKFMVSSNAAAKGFASRYFGTKDITMMNTVVDIAGLNDIIKTLIAQAVAAICAMSKIDIFWTKKQKNDSPTVKTIALCELMLSADSVRRIKNFLESFGYQVIVFMATGVGDAAMEEMISDGMFDAVLDLSPGGILDGLVGGTRMACPQRLESAGRIGLPQIIVPGGLDFITPPRSRYKAEYDARKSFRPDKLRLQIRSSCAELELAAEVIAGKLNRSRGPVKFFIPLKGWSRIDGPGRPLDDPVAIRTFTKALKEHCEPKIQIIECDQWIEEPEFQQTIVNALRIMLLEH